One window of the Emcibacter sp. genome contains the following:
- a CDS encoding shikimate dehydrogenase, with product MKLTGKAKTAGVMGYPVGHSLSPRLHGYWLDLYKVDGAYVPFEVKPENLGDCLRALPKLGIRGCNLTVPHKETALGFVDEIEDHARRIGAINTIVVGNDGRLTGRNTDGLGFLENILVNAENWQPSKGPAVIIGAGGAARALIVALLEAGVPEIRLVNRTRERAENLAQELSPHQIRVIDWKDRSDCLQDITLLVNSTTQGMKGQPPLDLDLGRLPETAVVNDIVYNPLITPLLSAAQQRGNEIVDGLGMLLFQAVPGFEAWFGVRPEVTEELRQRVLAGLV from the coding sequence ATGAAATTAACGGGAAAAGCGAAAACAGCAGGCGTGATGGGTTATCCGGTCGGACATTCCCTGTCACCCAGGCTGCATGGATACTGGCTTGATCTGTATAAGGTGGACGGCGCCTATGTTCCTTTCGAGGTGAAACCGGAAAACCTCGGGGACTGTCTCCGGGCCCTGCCGAAGCTGGGGATCCGGGGCTGTAACCTGACCGTGCCGCACAAGGAGACAGCACTGGGATTTGTCGACGAGATTGAAGATCATGCCCGACGGATTGGCGCGATCAATACCATTGTGGTGGGGAATGACGGCAGACTGACAGGTCGCAATACAGATGGTCTCGGGTTTCTGGAAAATATCCTGGTTAATGCGGAAAACTGGCAGCCGTCAAAGGGCCCGGCGGTTATTATCGGCGCCGGTGGTGCCGCCCGGGCGCTGATTGTTGCCCTTCTGGAGGCAGGCGTTCCCGAAATCAGGCTTGTCAACCGGACCAGGGAACGGGCTGAAAATCTGGCGCAGGAACTTTCCCCGCATCAGATCAGGGTCATCGACTGGAAAGACCGCAGCGACTGTCTGCAGGATATTACCCTGCTGGTCAATAGCACGACCCAGGGTATGAAGGGACAGCCGCCGCTTGATCTTGATCTGGGCAGGTTGCCGGAAACGGCTGTGGTCAATGACATTGTGTATAATCCCCTGATCACGCCCTTGTTGTCGGCGGCGCAGCAACGGGGAAATGAAATTGTTGATGGCCTCGGCATGCTTCTTTTTCAGGCGGTGCCGGGATTTGAGGCCTGGTTTGGCGTTCGTCCGGAAGTCACCGAAGAACTTCGGCAGCGGGTTCTTGCCGGTCTGGTTTGA
- the hemE gene encoding uroporphyrinogen decarboxylase codes for MTENKRFIQTLKGLPTDRPPFWFMRQAGRYLPEYMAIRKEAGSFLDLCYNPDFAVEVTLQPLRRYDMDAAILFSDILVIPHALGQHLEFRQGKGPVLEPVDTVEKLEKLSLDNLHEKLAPVYETVSRLSREIPGHTALIGFAGAPWTVASYMVGGKGSPDQAAARLWAYGDEVAFQALMDLLVEATSRYLIRQVEEGAEVLQVFDTWAGNLPMEEFRKWCMAPTKKIIENIRSRFPDIPIIGFPRGAGPRYPEYIRQTGVTAVSIDTSMPADWARDNIQSLCPIQGNLDPLLLVSGGKALEKAVLNILDTLSAKPFIFNLGHGIVPQTPPEHVAVVSDLVRNYVRN; via the coding sequence ATGACGGAAAACAAGAGATTCATTCAAACACTCAAAGGCTTGCCAACGGACAGGCCTCCCTTCTGGTTCATGCGCCAGGCCGGCCGTTACCTTCCCGAATATATGGCTATCAGGAAGGAAGCGGGATCTTTCCTGGACCTTTGTTACAATCCGGACTTTGCGGTAGAAGTCACATTGCAGCCTCTCAGGCGTTATGACATGGATGCCGCCATTCTGTTTTCAGATATTCTGGTTATCCCTCATGCCCTGGGTCAGCATCTCGAATTCAGGCAGGGAAAAGGTCCGGTTCTGGAACCGGTCGACACCGTCGAAAAACTTGAAAAACTCTCTCTCGATAATCTGCATGAAAAACTGGCGCCGGTTTATGAAACCGTATCCAGGCTTTCACGGGAAATTCCGGGCCATACAGCGCTTATCGGATTTGCCGGGGCCCCGTGGACGGTCGCCAGCTACATGGTGGGTGGCAAGGGCTCCCCTGACCAGGCAGCAGCCCGTTTGTGGGCCTACGGAGATGAAGTGGCTTTCCAGGCCCTGATGGACCTTCTGGTGGAGGCCACGTCCCGCTATCTGATCAGACAGGTGGAAGAAGGGGCCGAGGTCCTGCAGGTATTTGATACCTGGGCCGGTAATCTGCCCATGGAAGAATTTCGTAAATGGTGTATGGCCCCGACAAAAAAGATTATTGAGAATATCCGCAGCCGGTTCCCGGACATACCGATCATCGGTTTTCCCCGCGGGGCAGGGCCGCGTTATCCGGAATATATCCGGCAAACCGGGGTGACGGCCGTCAGTATTGATACCTCCATGCCTGCGGACTGGGCCCGGGACAACATCCAGTCTCTCTGTCCTATCCAGGGCAATCTGGATCCGCTGCTTCTGGTCAGTGGCGGCAAGGCTCTAGAGAAGGCGGTTTTAAATATTCTCGATACTCTTTCCGCTAAACCCTTTATCTTTAACCTTGGTCATGGAATTGTACCGCAGACACCGCCGGAACATGTGGCCGTGGTGTCAGATTTAGTCAGGAACTATGTCAGAAACTGA
- a CDS encoding FxsA family protein codes for MPLLILILVLAVPYLEFLVFLEVGDAIGGFNAFLATILTAVLGVYLIRLQGFEVMQRMHRNLQNGESPIEEIFHGFFLLIAGLFFLLPGFITDSIAVLLAITPARNFLGRQIVKNIEVHYYGHGRGPGSDRSTVIDGEYRHEDDSPAMLDDDPDRKE; via the coding sequence ATGCCCCTGCTTATCCTTATCCTTGTTCTTGCCGTACCCTATCTTGAATTTCTCGTCTTTCTGGAGGTCGGCGACGCCATTGGCGGTTTCAACGCTTTTCTGGCGACGATCCTTACCGCCGTGCTCGGAGTCTATCTGATACGCCTTCAGGGTTTCGAGGTCATGCAGCGGATGCACCGCAACCTGCAGAACGGGGAAAGCCCGATCGAGGAAATCTTTCATGGCTTTTTCCTGCTGATCGCCGGCCTGTTTTTCCTGCTGCCCGGATTTATCACGGACAGCATCGCCGTGCTGCTGGCCATCACGCCGGCCCGTAATTTCCTCGGCCGGCAGATCGTCAAAAATATCGAGGTTCATTATTACGGTCACGGCCGGGGGCCAGGATCAGACCGATCAACCGTCATTGACGGAGAATATCGGCATGAGGATGACAGTCCGGCCATGCTGGATGATGACCCTGATCGTAAAGAGTAA
- the dnaQ gene encoding DNA polymerase III subunit epsilon: MLEIVFDTETTGFDPFNGDRLVEIGCIEVRDFIPTGRVFHKYVNPERDMPSSAEAIHGLSADFLKDHPVFSEIVEEFMNFVGDARLVAHNAEFDMKFINWEIENLGFTPFPMSRAIDTLAIARRKFPGSPNTLDALCKRLNVDNSGRIKHGALLDAELLAEVYLELMGGRQTGFSLSAETAEKEVGAPVKAERKYREPRLHHPTEEELARHRAFLEQVKEPLWFAGENKAAE; this comes from the coding sequence ATGCTAGAGATCGTGTTCGATACGGAAACCACCGGGTTTGACCCTTTTAATGGCGACAGGCTGGTGGAAATCGGCTGTATAGAAGTCAGGGATTTCATTCCGACGGGCCGGGTTTTTCACAAGTATGTCAATCCGGAACGTGACATGCCGTCGTCTGCAGAAGCAATACACGGGCTGTCCGCAGACTTTCTGAAGGACCATCCGGTATTTTCTGAAATTGTAGAAGAGTTTATGAATTTTGTCGGTGATGCCCGTCTTGTCGCCCATAACGCCGAATTCGATATGAAATTCATTAACTGGGAAATTGAAAACCTGGGATTTACCCCCTTTCCCATGAGCCGGGCCATAGATACCCTGGCCATCGCGCGCCGGAAATTCCCCGGATCCCCGAATACCCTGGATGCGCTCTGTAAAAGATTAAATGTCGACAACTCCGGCAGGATTAAACACGGCGCCCTTCTCGATGCGGAGTTGCTGGCCGAGGTTTATCTGGAACTGATGGGCGGCCGTCAGACCGGATTCTCCCTGTCGGCGGAAACCGCTGAAAAAGAGGTGGGGGCGCCGGTAAAAGCCGAAAGAAAATACCGGGAACCGCGTCTTCATCACCCGACCGAAGAAGAACTTGCCCGGCACCGGGCTTTTCTGGAGCAGGTAAAAGAGCCCTTGTGGTTTGCCGGTGAAAATAAAGCGGCTGAATAA
- a CDS encoding nucleoside triphosphate pyrophosphatase: MTMILASNSRSRQKILHHAGVPFRSVGADVDEEKIKNTLLKEGCDFQEIAEQLALAKTLDVSRQFPDDLVIGGDQLLVCDGRLFSKAENMEEARANLRFMRGKSHTLICSLVMARGAAEIWRATTRPTLTMRDFSDNFLESYLEQGGAEILSSVGCYFYEGLGAQLFSEIEGDYFSILGLPLVQLMEKLREQEYLLS, translated from the coding sequence ATGACAATGATCCTGGCGTCCAACAGCCGGTCCCGGCAGAAAATATTACACCATGCCGGTGTGCCCTTCCGGTCGGTTGGCGCGGATGTGGACGAGGAAAAAATCAAAAACACTCTTCTGAAAGAAGGATGTGATTTTCAGGAAATTGCCGAGCAGCTGGCATTGGCGAAAACTCTGGACGTTTCCCGGCAGTTTCCCGATGATCTTGTCATTGGCGGCGATCAGCTGCTGGTTTGTGATGGCAGGCTTTTCAGCAAAGCGGAAAATATGGAGGAAGCCCGCGCAAATCTCCGTTTTATGAGAGGAAAAAGCCATACCCTGATTTGCAGTCTGGTGATGGCCCGGGGAGCTGCGGAAATCTGGCGGGCGACAACCCGTCCAACCCTGACCATGCGGGATTTTTCCGATAACTTTCTGGAAAGCTATCTGGAACAAGGCGGTGCGGAAATTTTAAGTTCTGTGGGCTGCTATTTTTATGAAGGCCTGGGTGCCCAGCTTTTTTCAGAAATCGAGGGAGATTATTTTTCAATTTTGGGCCTTCCTCTGGTACAACTGATGGAGAAGCTGCGGGAACAGGAATATCTTTTGTCATGA
- a CDS encoding HlyC/CorC family transporter, with the protein METELILTALAILFLILLSGFFSGSETSLTAASASNMHKLAREGNKRATLVERLISDAESLIGAILLGNNLVNILASALATSVFIELFGDVGVVYATIAMTVLVLVFAEVLPKTYAISNPDKLALTVAPLIRVIVFLFSPAVRTVQIVVRATLKIFGIDITDQQKVLSPHDEIRGAISLQAHEGGLVKEHKDMLASILDLESIHLEDVMVHRKNVEMINADDSMQEILEHVVQSPYTRLPLWKEDPDNIIGVIHAKDLLRAIKARNGDLDKITLEEITQDPWFVPETTSLQEQLAAFLERKLHFALVVDEYGALMGITTLEDILEEIVGEITDEHDPHQTGIRELKNGSVIVEGTTSIRDLNRQFNWNLSDEEATTIAGYIIDLAEAIPLPGQKFSINGFSFEVLRRRRNQITSIRIQLEQPGN; encoded by the coding sequence ATGGAAACCGAACTTATTTTAACTGCTCTTGCAATCCTGTTTCTTATTCTGCTCTCGGGATTTTTTTCCGGGTCGGAAACCAGTCTGACGGCTGCCTCCGCCTCCAACATGCACAAGCTGGCACGGGAAGGAAACAAGCGGGCAACATTGGTTGAACGCCTGATCAGCGATGCGGAAAGCCTGATCGGGGCGATCCTGCTTGGCAACAATCTGGTCAATATTCTGGCTTCCGCCCTGGCCACCTCGGTCTTTATCGAACTTTTCGGTGACGTCGGTGTGGTCTATGCCACCATTGCAATGACCGTGCTGGTGCTGGTTTTCGCAGAAGTCCTGCCCAAAACATACGCCATTTCCAATCCGGATAAACTGGCGCTGACCGTGGCGCCCCTGATCCGGGTCATTGTATTTCTGTTTTCCCCGGCCGTGCGAACTGTGCAGATCGTGGTCCGGGCGACACTGAAAATTTTCGGCATTGATATCACCGACCAGCAAAAAGTCCTGTCTCCCCATGACGAAATCCGCGGCGCCATTTCGCTTCAGGCCCACGAAGGCGGGCTGGTCAAGGAACACAAGGATATGCTGGCCAGCATCCTTGATCTGGAAAGCATCCATCTGGAGGATGTCATGGTCCACCGCAAAAATGTGGAGATGATTAATGCGGACGACAGCATGCAGGAAATTCTGGAGCATGTTGTGCAAAGTCCCTATACCCGGCTGCCGCTGTGGAAAGAGGATCCGGACAATATTATCGGCGTCATTCACGCCAAGGACCTGCTCAGGGCCATAAAGGCCCGGAACGGTGACCTGGACAAGATTACCCTCGAGGAAATCACACAGGACCCGTGGTTTGTCCCCGAAACAACAAGCCTGCAGGAACAATTGGCCGCCTTTCTGGAACGAAAACTTCATTTTGCCCTGGTTGTGGATGAATATGGCGCCCTGATGGGCATTACTACCCTGGAGGATATTCTTGAGGAAATCGTCGGCGAAATCACCGATGAACATGATCCACACCAGACGGGTATCCGGGAACTCAAAAACGGCTCGGTTATTGTGGAAGGTACAACCTCGATCCGTGACCTGAACCGGCAGTTCAACTGGAACCTGTCTGACGAAGAGGCCACGACGATCGCCGGTTACATCATCGATCTGGCGGAAGCCATTCCCCTGCCGGGACAGAAATTCTCCATCAACGGCTTCTCCTTTGAAGTCCTGCGCCGCCGCCGGAACCAGATCACCTCTATACGCATCCAGCTGGAGCAGCCGGGGAACTGA
- a CDS encoding Smr/MutS family protein: MTRRRLTEEEKKLWSKVTRDVQQRSPDLVPAEQEDAIPSGRKPAKKPASHVTPRARPVPQRQEHAPVVAVDHNWQQKLRRGKVSVEGKIDLHGMTQDRAYGVLSGYIHRARASGKRVILVITGKGGPKRDFAGMSMRDFEYRRGVLRDQVPNWLSSGDLRGSVVSFFSANREHGGEGALYVILKKEDK; this comes from the coding sequence ATGACCAGGCGCCGTCTGACTGAAGAAGAAAAGAAACTGTGGTCAAAAGTGACCCGGGATGTTCAGCAGCGAAGCCCGGATTTGGTTCCGGCGGAACAGGAAGACGCGATTCCGTCAGGCCGAAAGCCGGCGAAAAAGCCCGCCAGCCATGTAACCCCGCGCGCCCGTCCGGTTCCACAAAGACAGGAACATGCCCCGGTCGTGGCGGTTGATCACAACTGGCAACAAAAACTCCGCCGCGGCAAGGTGTCTGTGGAAGGCAAAATCGATCTGCACGGTATGACCCAGGACCGGGCCTATGGCGTCCTGTCAGGTTATATCCACAGGGCAAGGGCGTCCGGCAAACGGGTTATTCTGGTGATTACCGGCAAGGGCGGGCCGAAAAGGGATTTTGCCGGGATGTCCATGCGTGATTTTGAATATCGACGCGGCGTGTTGCGGGACCAGGTGCCGAACTGGCTGTCCTCTGGCGATCTGCGTGGTTCTGTAGTATCTTTTTTCTCCGCTAACCGGGAACATGGAGGGGAAGGCGCCCTGTATGTCATCTTGAAAAAGGAGGATAAATGA
- a CDS encoding Tim44/TimA family putative adaptor protein, with translation MDSGSDNIELIILALIAAFIIFQLRKVLGSRTGYDGSDDEDQSSFDRHQAEEDNVVPIRRDKAGSSERRENDVPENEPSVGVKKDSPFYGVLCQIRDIDRTFTLDIFLDGAEYAYRMILEAFWKGDKTDLRNMLNKEVFAQFSKVIDDMKADRHHFDNKLMDVERIDLEDVSLTGTMAEITVRYVSHMVLSTKDEENRIMSGDVTEPVKVTDIWTFCRDVKSSDPNWTLVATRNG, from the coding sequence ATGGACAGCGGATCTGACAATATTGAACTGATTATCCTGGCCCTGATTGCGGCATTTATTATTTTCCAGTTACGTAAGGTGCTGGGCAGCAGAACGGGCTATGACGGGTCTGATGATGAAGACCAGAGCAGCTTTGACCGCCATCAGGCGGAGGAAGACAATGTGGTTCCCATCCGGCGCGACAAGGCCGGGTCTTCCGAGAGGCGCGAAAATGATGTTCCGGAAAACGAACCGTCTGTCGGAGTGAAAAAGGATTCCCCCTTCTACGGGGTGCTGTGCCAGATCAGGGATATCGATCGTACCTTTACGCTGGATATATTCCTGGATGGTGCTGAATATGCTTACCGCATGATTCTGGAAGCCTTCTGGAAGGGTGACAAAACCGATTTGCGCAATATGCTCAACAAAGAGGTTTTCGCCCAGTTTTCCAAAGTTATCGATGATATGAAAGCCGACAGGCATCATTTTGATAACAAGCTCATGGATGTGGAAAGAATCGATCTTGAAGATGTAAGTCTTACCGGCACAATGGCGGAAATCACCGTCAGATATGTCAGTCACATGGTTCTGTCCACAAAGGACGAGGAAAACCGGATCATGTCCGGGGATGTCACTGAACCGGTCAAAGTGACTGATATCTGGACATTCTGCCGGGATGTGAAAAGTTCCGATCCCAACTGGACTCTGGTAGCCACCAGAAATGGCTAA
- a CDS encoding murein transglycosylase A, whose product MAKRFLSLGFGFGTGLGLAAGLAFLFLYLQPQQQSGQTETPPPKDYTVLNLSALPGWSEDELSPAVQALEKTCEKWSTLPVEYIVSSSPVPMTVEDWLGPCQELQEASDLDNRSFLERRFQAVKLTDETGGAPEKGLFTGYFSPEYEGSLQPSEDYNVPLYTVPDDLQVLDLGEFDPGLKGRKIVGEVTDGKFIPYKSRREIESGRLDNRGLELVWLKRPEDAFFLHIQGSGVIRLENGDLLRVGYAAKNGRPYRAVGKFLIEEGEISRAEMSMQAIRSWMENNPQRARELMWRNPSYIFFRHLEAAGPVGTLGVPLTAGRSLAIDPKNIPLGIPVWLDIEPENTVTGQVPFRRLMVTQDTGSAIRGRVRGDIFWGVGDEAGRIAGQMKETGTYYLLLPKEVIIRMENAGAENDQAPSD is encoded by the coding sequence ATGGCTAAACGTTTCCTGTCCCTTGGTTTTGGTTTCGGGACAGGCCTTGGTCTGGCGGCCGGTCTGGCCTTTTTATTCCTTTATCTGCAACCGCAGCAGCAGTCCGGTCAGACGGAGACCCCGCCCCCAAAAGACTATACCGTCCTGAATTTATCGGCATTGCCGGGCTGGTCCGAGGATGAACTGTCGCCGGCAGTGCAGGCGCTGGAAAAAACCTGTGAGAAATGGTCTACCCTGCCGGTCGAATATATTGTGTCGTCTTCCCCGGTTCCGATGACCGTAGAGGACTGGCTGGGTCCCTGCCAGGAACTGCAGGAGGCTTCGGACCTGGACAACAGAAGCTTTCTGGAACGCCGGTTTCAGGCGGTTAAACTGACTGACGAGACGGGAGGCGCGCCTGAAAAGGGATTGTTTACCGGCTATTTTTCCCCTGAATATGAAGGATCTTTGCAGCCTTCAGAGGACTATAATGTGCCTCTCTACACGGTGCCGGATGATTTGCAGGTTCTGGATCTGGGTGAGTTTGATCCCGGCCTGAAAGGCCGCAAGATTGTCGGTGAAGTGACGGACGGAAAATTTATCCCCTATAAAAGCCGCCGGGAAATCGAAAGCGGCAGACTGGATAACCGCGGTCTGGAGCTTGTCTGGCTCAAGCGGCCCGAGGATGCCTTTTTTCTGCATATTCAGGGATCGGGTGTGATCCGGCTGGAGAACGGCGATCTTCTCCGGGTCGGGTATGCGGCAAAAAACGGCCGACCTTACCGGGCGGTGGGAAAATTCCTGATCGAGGAAGGGGAAATCAGCCGGGCCGAAATGTCCATGCAGGCCATCCGCAGCTGGATGGAAAATAACCCGCAGCGGGCCCGGGAGCTTATGTGGCGCAACCCGTCCTATATCTTTTTCCGTCATCTCGAGGCCGCCGGTCCGGTCGGAACACTTGGTGTCCCCCTGACCGCCGGCAGATCCTTGGCTATCGATCCGAAAAATATACCGCTCGGCATACCGGTCTGGCTTGATATCGAACCGGAGAATACGGTTACCGGCCAAGTCCCGTTCAGGAGACTTATGGTGACCCAGGATACGGGCAGCGCCATTCGCGGCAGGGTGCGGGGCGATATTTTCTGGGGCGTCGGTGACGAGGCCGGGCGGATTGCCGGGCAAATGAAGGAAACCGGTACCTATTATTTATTATTGCCGAAGGAAGTTATCATTCGGATGGAAAATGCTGGAGCAGAAAATGACCAGGCGCCGTCTGACTGA
- a CDS encoding helix-turn-helix transcriptional regulator, whose translation MTPFGRKVREIRKQRNVSQKQMAKDLGVSAAYLSALEHGHRGRPSWALVQQIITYFDLIWDDAEDLEELARLSHPKMSIDTAGLSPEATKLVNMLSRNIHRLSHEEVVNILNYLENKEELS comes from the coding sequence ATGACGCCGTTTGGCCGCAAGGTTCGGGAAATAAGAAAACAAAGAAACGTGAGCCAGAAACAGATGGCCAAGGATCTCGGTGTCAGCGCCGCCTATCTTTCCGCTCTGGAACACGGCCACAGGGGGCGGCCTTCCTGGGCGCTGGTCCAGCAGATTATCACCTATTTCGATCTGATCTGGGATGATGCGGAGGATCTGGAAGAACTGGCTCGCCTGTCCCACCCGAAAATGTCCATCGACACCGCAGGGTTAAGTCCCGAAGCGACCAAACTGGTCAATATGCTGTCGCGCAATATCCACAGGCTGTCCCATGAGGAAGTGGTCAACATCCTCAATTATCTCGAGAATAAAGAAGAGCTTTCCTGA
- the coaE gene encoding dephospho-CoA kinase (Dephospho-CoA kinase (CoaE) performs the final step in coenzyme A biosynthesis.) codes for MKKVKNKNSVILVGLTGSIGMGKSETAHMFQSLGIPVFDSDAEVHRLMGPGGRAVPLVEKAFPGVSGETGIDRKELGRRVFGDDAALKKLEAILHPMVARERNLFIRRMRLQGHRIVVVDVPLLFETGGDRAVDYTVVVSAPALIQKSRVMARPGMTEQRLQAILEKQMPDVEKRRRADFVVQSGLGKRHARGQVSRIIRILSNQ; via the coding sequence ATGAAGAAGGTAAAGAATAAAAATTCAGTCATTCTTGTGGGGCTTACCGGGTCCATAGGAATGGGAAAATCAGAAACCGCCCATATGTTTCAGTCTCTTGGCATACCCGTTTTTGATTCCGATGCGGAAGTGCATCGCCTGATGGGGCCGGGCGGCAGGGCCGTACCACTGGTGGAAAAGGCCTTTCCCGGTGTGAGCGGTGAGACGGGTATTGATCGCAAGGAACTGGGCCGGCGGGTGTTTGGCGATGATGCGGCGTTGAAAAAGCTGGAGGCTATACTCCATCCCATGGTGGCGCGGGAACGGAATCTGTTTATCCGCCGCATGCGGCTGCAGGGACATCGGATTGTGGTGGTGGATGTGCCGCTGTTGTTCGAGACCGGTGGCGACCGTGCGGTGGATTATACGGTGGTGGTGTCGGCGCCGGCGTTGATCCAGAAAAGCCGGGTCATGGCGCGGCCGGGCATGACGGAACAAAGATTGCAGGCCATTCTGGAAAAGCAGATGCCGGACGTGGAAAAACGCCGCCGGGCCGATTTTGTGGTTCAGTCCGGGCTCGGCAAACGTCATGCCAGAGGCCAGGTCAGCCGGATCATCCGTATTTTGAGTAACCAGTGA
- the secB gene encoding protein-export chaperone SecB, with product MSDETENKPVEQAAENTAPEGIQVGILGQYIKDLSFENPTPAQTLQKLANEKPSMDINVNLNARQLGEEVYEVDLKISSTAKAGEDTAFVVELVYSGLFGAKNVPPEALQPFLMIEAPRMLFPFARRIVADATRDGGFPPLMLEPIDFAGLYAQQVQQAKVQAAGAQEDITVN from the coding sequence ATGTCAGACGAAACAGAAAACAAGCCGGTTGAACAGGCCGCAGAAAATACAGCTCCGGAAGGGATTCAGGTTGGAATTCTGGGTCAGTATATCAAGGATCTTTCCTTTGAAAACCCGACACCGGCCCAGACACTTCAAAAGCTGGCCAATGAAAAACCGAGCATGGACATCAATGTAAACCTCAATGCCCGTCAGCTGGGTGAGGAAGTTTATGAAGTTGACCTGAAAATCAGCAGCACCGCCAAGGCCGGTGAAGATACCGCTTTTGTTGTGGAACTGGTTTATTCCGGACTTTTCGGCGCCAAGAATGTGCCGCCGGAAGCCCTGCAGCCTTTCCTGATGATCGAAGCACCGCGCATGCTGTTCCCGTTTGCCCGCCGCATTGTTGCGGATGCAACCCGCGACGGCGGTTTCCCGCCGCTGATGCTCGAGCCCATTGATTTCGCTGGTCTTTATGCCCAGCAGGTTCAGCAGGCCAAAGTACAGGCCGCTGGTGCCCAGGAAGACATCACCGTCAACTGA
- a CDS encoding pyruvate, water dikinase regulatory protein — MKKVTFHLVSDATGDTLEQVAKAALAQFPDIEPVKHHWPMIRTTRHMERIVPEFKENPGLIMFTLVNPEIEEVLVTACKENNWPYISVMQGIIRELGLHLGATSIARPGLQHEMNEAYYDRIDAIHYTLAHDDGQLTEGLKEADIILVGVSRTSKTPTCIYLANRGIKAANVPIVPGCPIPRELEDNKNKFVVGLVNSADRLIQIRRNRLLSLKQNEETTYIDEDAVREEVKMARRLFTKNGWPVIDVTRRSIEETAVAIINLKQKYDADKKDQSIIK, encoded by the coding sequence ATGAAGAAAGTAACCTTCCATCTGGTCTCTGATGCCACCGGCGATACCCTGGAACAGGTCGCCAAGGCTGCCCTGGCCCAGTTTCCCGATATTGAGCCGGTCAAGCATCACTGGCCGATGATCCGGACCACCCGTCATATGGAGCGCATCGTACCGGAGTTTAAGGAAAATCCCGGTCTGATCATGTTTACCCTGGTTAATCCGGAAATCGAGGAAGTCCTGGTGACGGCCTGCAAGGAAAATAACTGGCCCTATATTTCCGTGATGCAGGGGATTATCCGTGAACTTGGACTCCATCTTGGTGCGACAAGTATTGCCCGGCCGGGTCTACAGCATGAAATGAACGAGGCCTATTACGATCGCATCGATGCCATTCATTATACCCTTGCCCATGATGACGGCCAGCTGACCGAGGGCCTGAAGGAAGCCGATATTATTCTGGTCGGCGTATCACGTACGTCCAAGACACCAACCTGCATATACCTGGCCAACCGCGGGATCAAGGCGGCCAATGTGCCCATCGTTCCCGGATGCCCAATCCCCCGCGAGCTGGAAGACAATAAAAACAAGTTTGTCGTTGGACTGGTCAACAGCGCAGACCGGCTGATCCAGATCCGCCGTAATCGACTTCTGTCCCTGAAACAGAATGAGGAAACGACCTATATTGACGAAGATGCGGTACGCGAGGAAGTCAAGATGGCGCGCCGGCTGTTTACCAAAAACGGCTGGCCGGTGATTGATGTGACCCGCCGGTCGATCGAGGAAACGGCTGTGGCAATCATTAATCTAAAGCAGAAATATGATGCCGATAAAAAAGACCAGAGCATCATAAAATGA